The genomic region TCGGGAAGGGGCGGTCGCCGTAGCGCGCGGTGTCGTAGATCTCGTCCGGCGGGATCACCTTCGGGCCGTGGCTGGTCACGCTGGTGCTCTGCGCCGCGCGGGTGATCCGGGCGGTGGTCGACAGGTCGCGCCACACGATGGTGGGCTCCTGGGCCAGCGAGTCGGCCCGGTGCTCCAGCACCAGGGTGACCCGGGCCGGCGACTCGGCGCTGCCGGCGGGCACCAGCGGCACGGTCCACACGAGAGTCTCGGTGCCGCCGGCGGGCACCGGGCTGGCGGAGGTCCCGCCCGGCGCGCGGGCGCCGGTGATGGTGCTGCCGCGCGGGGCGGTGACGGTGATGCTCACACCGGTGACCGGGGTGGTGCCGGAGTTGGTGAGCAGGATCCGCGAGGGGTAGGTCTCACCGGGCTTCACCCAGCCCACCGAGGAGACGAAGCTGTTCTCGACGGCGAGGTCGCCCAGGGTGGCCTCGCTGGGCGGGGCGGCCACGTCGCCGGGGGCCGCGGTGGCGGCGAGGGCGCTGGCGGGGCTGCTGGCAGGGGCGGCGCCGGCGGTGGCTCCGAGGCCGAGGGCCCCGATCGCCGAGAGTGCGGTGGTGCCGGCGGCGAGCAGGGCGGTGGCCCGGAGCCGCCGGCGGTGGCGGGGTGTGGGGTGCATGGTGGTCCTCGAGACGGGGCGCCCCCTGGTAGGGGCGCGTCCCCCGGGCAACGACCCCCGTACACCCGGGGTTACGTCCGACGACGAACGGCGCGGACCCGGGTGGGTCCGCGCCGTTCGTCGTGCTGCTGGTGCTCCTGGGAGCTGCTGGCTACTCGTCGCCGGCGATGAACGCCTCGACGCGACGGCGGCCCTCGTCGTCGGGCAGCTGCACCGGCGGGGACTTCATCAGGTACGACGACGCCGAGATGATCGGTCCGCCGATGCCGCGGTCCTTGGCGATCTTGGCGGCGCGCAGGGCGTCGATGATGATGCCGGCCGAGTTGGGGGAGTCCCAGACCTCGAGCTTGTACTCGAGGTTCAGCGGCACGTCGCCGAAGGCGCGGCCCTCGAGGCGCACGTAGGCCCACTTGCGGTCGTCGAGCCACTCGACGTGGTCGGAGGGACCGATGTGGACGTTGCGGTCGGAGATCTTGCCCTTGAGCTCACCGGTCAGGTTCGAGGTGACGGCCTGGGTCTTGGAGACCTTCTTGGACTCCAGGCGCTCGCGCTCGAGCATGTTCTTGAAGTCCATGTTGCCGCCGACGTTGAGCTGGTAGGTGCGGTCCAGCGTCACTCCGCGGTCCTCGAACAGGCGGGCCATCACGCGGTGGGTGATGGTGGCGCCGACCTGGCTCTTGATGTCGTCGCCGACGATCGGGACGCCGGCGTCCTCGAACTTCTTGGCCCACTCGGGGTCGGAAGCGATGAAGACGGGCAGGGCGTTGACGAAGGCCACGCCGGCGTCGATGGCGCACTGGGCGTAGAACTTGTCCGCCTCCTCCGAGCCCACGGGCAGGTAGGAGACCATCACGTCGACCTCGGCCTCACGCAGCGTGGCCACGACGTCGACCGGCTCGGCGCCGGACTCCTCGATGGTCTCGCGGTAGTACTTGCCCAGGCCGTCGAGGGTCGGGCCGCGCTGGACCTCGACACCCAGGGTGGGCACGTCGGCGATCTTGATGGTGTTGTTCTGGGAGGCGTGGATGGCCTCGGAGAGGTCCTTGCCGACCTTCATGTCGTCGACGTCGAAGGCGGCGACGAACTCGACGTCCTTGACGTGGTACTCGCCGAACATGACGTGCATCAGACCGGGGACGCTGCCCTCGGGGTCGGCGTCCTTGTAGTACTCGACACCCTGGACGAGGGAGGTGGCGCAGTTGCCGACTCCCACGATTGCTACTCGAACCGAACCCATCGGGTCGTTCCTTCCTTGTCTCACGACTCCCCGGCCGCGGGGCCGGGTCGTCGAGCTGTGGTCGCCGGCACCTCGGCTGAGGTGTCCGGTGGGACGTGCTGGTCGTCGTTCTCGTCGGTGTGCGCGTCCCGGGGGGACTGCGGGGACTGCTGGGCCTGGGCGGACTGCGGTCGGGCCGCGTCGCGACCCGGGTGGTTGCCGTCGCGCTCGGCGTTGATGAGGTCGGAGAGCCACCGCACCTCGCGCTCGACCGACTCGACGCCGTGGCGCTGCAGCTCCGCGGCGTAGCGGTCGACCTCCTTCTGGGTCATCGACAGCTGTCCCTGGACTCGCTCCAGGCGCTCCTGGAGGCGGGTGCGGCGGCCTTCGAGGACCCGCAGCCGGATCTCCATGTCGGTGGAGGAGAAGAAGGCGAAGCGGATGTCGAAGTTGTCGTCCTCCCACGCGGTGGGACCGACCTCCGACATCAACCGCTCGAACTCATGGGTGCCGGCCTCGGTGACCTCGTAGGTGATCCGGGGCCGACGGCTCACGGGCGTGCGGGTGGGGGCGGACTCGTCGATCAGCCCGGCGCGCAGCATCTTCTTCAGCGTCGGGTAGAGCGAGCCGTAGGAGAGCACCCGGCCCCAGCCGAGCATCAGGTTCAGCCGCTTGCGCAGCTCGTAGCCGTGCATGGGTCCCTCGTGCAGCAGTCCGAGGACTGCCAGCTCGATGGTCTCTCCACGACGTGCCATGCGACCTATCGTAGCGATATATCCCTGCGATGAGAAAAGTGCGTGGTCAGCCGCGTCGCGCCGTGATCGGCGCGTCCTGGCCGCGGGTGCGTACCCTGATGGACGGTCCGGACCACCGGGCGCCCCCCGCGCGCCCCCTTCCCCTGGAGCAGCACCGACGTGACAGCCAAGCGCAGGGCCGCGGGCCCGGCCGTGAAGAAGACGCCCAAGAAGAAGACGCCGCGCACCTGGAAGCAGCGCTCCCTCAGCGTCCTCAAGTGGGGCTCGATCGCCGGTGTCGTCGGGGTCCTGCTCGCGGCCGGCGGGTTCTTCTACCTCTACCAGAGCACCGACATCCCCGACCCCAACGCGGAGTTCGAGACCGAGACGACCTTCGTCTACTACGCCGACGGCAAGACCGAGGCGGGCCGCTTCGCGACCCAGGACCGCACCTCGATCTCCTACGACGAGATGCCCGACTCCATCAAGGACGCGGTGGTCGCCGCCGAGAACCAGTCGTTCTGGAGCGACTCGGGCCTGGACCCGAAGGGCATCGCGCGGGCCTTCTTCAACAACGCCGCGGGCGACGACACCCAGGGCGCGTCCACGATCACCCAGCAGTACGTCAAGGTGCTCTACCTGACCCAGGAGCGCTCCTACGAGCGCAAGGTCAAGGAGGCCATCCTGGCCTTGAAGCTGCACCGACAGCAGTCCAAGACCGAGATCCTGCAGGGCTACCTCAACACCATCTACTTCGGTCGTGGCGCGTACGGCGTGCAGGCGGCCGCCCAGGCGTACTTCGACAAGGACGCCGCCGACATGAACCTGCGCCAGTCGGCGGTGCTGGCCTCGGTGCTCAACAACCCCTCGCGCTTCGACCCGGCCGGCGGCAAGGACTCCAAGCAGGCCCTCAAGGGGCGCTACGCCTACGTGCTGAGCCAGATGGAGAAGCTCGAGACCATCACTCCCGAGGCCGCGGAGAAGGCCGTGAAGCGGCTGCCGAAGTTCCCGAAGATCCAGGCCCAGAGCACCTACGGCGGCCAGAAGGGCCACGTGCTCGAGATGGTGCGCGACGAGCTCAACCGCCTCGGCTTCAGCGATGACGAGATCGACGGGGGCGGCCTGCGGGTCACCACGACCTTCACCGAGGACGCGATGACGGCGGCCGAGGAGGGCGTGCTCGAGGCGCGCCCCGAGGGCTTCGGCGACAAGCAGCTGCACGTCGGTGTGGCCAGCGTCGAGCCGGGCAGCGGTGCCGTGCGCGGCTTCTACGGCGGCCAGGACTACGTGCAGTCGCAGTACAACTGGGCCGTCACGGGCGGACAGGCCGGCTCGACGCTGAAGGCCTTCGCCCTCGCGGCGGCCATCAAGGAGGGCTTCTCGCTGCGCGACACCTTCGACGGCAACTCGCCCTACGAGCTGCCCGACGGCACCGAGATCGAGAACCAGGGCGACGCGAGCTACGGCTCGGCGATCGACATGGTCTACGCGACCCAGAAGTCCGCGAACTCCGCCTTCATCGACATGACGCTGGCGATGGACAAGGGCCCCCAGAAGATCCTCGACATGGCCAACGCGATGGGCATCCCGCCGGGTGAGGCGGGCAAGAACGCCGCCGGCATCCCGCCGACCTCGCCGGGCCTCGAGCCGATCACCGGCATCGCCCTGGGCAACGCGACCGTGAGCCCGATCAACATGGCCAACGCCTACGCGACGATCGCCAACGAGGGCGTCTACTCCGAGCCGTACGTCGTCGAGGAGGTCGTGGGCGCCGACGGCGAGGTCGAGTACACCCACGAGGAGAGCACCCAGCGTGCCGTGGGCGCCGACATCGCCGCCGACGTCTCCTACGCGCTGCAGCAGAACGTCACCGGCGGCTCCGGCACCGCCGCGCTCGCCCTGGGCCGCCCCGCCGCAGGAAAGACCGGCACGGCCACCAACGGCAAGGGCGAGGTCTCCTCGGCCTGGTTCGCCGGCTACACCCCGCAGATGTCGACCGCGGTGATGTACGTGCGCGGCAAGGGCAACGAGCAGCTGCAGGGCTGGCTGCCGGAGTACTTCGGTGGCGCCTACCCCGCCGACACCTGGCTCGCGGTGATGAGCGACCTGATGGAGGGCCTGGAGGTCGAGGAGTTCCCCGAGCCGGTCTTCGTCGACGGCGAGGCGCCCCCGGGCTACGAGCCGACGACCGCCCCGCCGACGCCGTCGAGCCCGCAGCCCACGCAGCAGTCGCCCACCAAGCAGCCGTCGCCGACCCAGGAGCCGAGCCCCACCGAGGAGCCGACCACCGAGGCGCCCACCCCGACACCGAGCCCCACCGACGACTGCGAGGGCATCCTCTGCGGGCCGAGCGGGAGCCCGTCGCCCTCGGGCAGCTCCTCGCCGACGTCGCAGCCGTCGTCGACCTCGTCCCCGGCCGCCGGGGGCGGCTCGCCCTCGCCGGGCCAGGGCGCGGGCCGTGACGACGCCGCGTACGCCGAGCGCCGCCGCGTGCAGTGACCGACGGCGCGCCCACCCGCGAGGACCCGCTCGCCGCGACCCTCAGCGAGGGTCTCGGCGGGCCCCTGGGTGAGCGCGCCGGCCGGCACCCCTGGTGGACGCCGGTGCGGGTGCTGCTGGCCCTGGCCGCGGTCGTGGTCGCGCTGGGGATGCTCCAGAAGGCGCCCTGCTACTCCGAGACCTGGAGCGACAGCGACGCCCGCTTCAGCCAGATGTGCTACTCCGACCTGCCCTACCTCTACACCGGACGCGCGCTGGTCGAGCGGGCCTGGCCCTACTCGGGCGACGAGTCGCTGCGCGAGCGCTACCCCGAGGTGATGGAGTACCCGGTCGGGATCTCCTACTGGGCCTGGGGCACCGCGCTGGTGGCGCAGGGGCTGACCGAGGGGCTCACCGGCCTGCCCGACCTCGATGCGCGCCGCGCCGCCGACCCGGGCTCGCTTTTCGGCGACGTCGAGGTCCAGCGCGAGATCCGCGCGTTCGTCATCGTCAACGCGCTCGGCTTCGCGGTGCTCACCCTCCTCGCGGTGTGGCTGCTGGCCCGCACCCACCCGCGGCGACCGTGGGACGCGCTGTGGTTCGCCGTCTCCCCGGCGCTGCTGCTGACCGGCCTGGTCAACTGGGACCTGCTCGCGGTGGTGCTGGTCGCCGGCGCGACGTGGGCGTGGGCGACCGGGCGACCGCTGCTGACCGGGGTGCTGGTCGGCCTCGGCACCGCCACCAAGCTCTACCCGCTCTTCCTGCTGGGCGCGCTGCTGGTGATCTGCCTGCGCGAGCGCCGGTGGCGCGCGCTGGGGCTGGCCTGGCTGGGCGCGGGCGTCGCGTGGGTGCTGGCCAACCTGCCGGCCGTGCTGACCGGCCTCGAGCAGTGGCGGGTCTTCTGGTCCTTCAACTCCGAGCGCGGCGCCGACCTCGGCTCGTTGTGGCTGGTCGCCGCGCAGGCCGCCGACCTCGACATCACGCCCTCCACGATCAACACCACCTCGCTGGTGTTCTTCGCCGCCTGGTGCGCCGGCGTCTTCGTGCTCGGCATGCTGGCCCCCGAGACCCCGCGCCTGGCGCAGCTCGGCTTCCTGCTGGTCGCCGGCTTCCTGCTGGTCAACAAGGTCTACTCGCCGCAGTACGTGCTGTGGCTGCTGCCGCTCGCGGTGCTCGCCCGGCCCCGGCTGCGCGACCAGCTCGTGTGGCAGGCCGGCGAGGTCCTCTACTTCGCGTCGGTCTGGTGGTACCTCGGCGGCCTCCTCGACGCCGGCGGGGGCGGTGACGCCGGCTTCTACTGGGTCGCCATCGTGCTCCGGGTCGCCGCCGAGCTCTACCTCGTGGCCCTGG from Nocardioides salarius harbors:
- a CDS encoding inositol-3-phosphate synthase translates to MGSVRVAIVGVGNCATSLVQGVEYYKDADPEGSVPGLMHVMFGEYHVKDVEFVAAFDVDDMKVGKDLSEAIHASQNNTIKIADVPTLGVEVQRGPTLDGLGKYYRETIEESGAEPVDVVATLREAEVDVMVSYLPVGSEEADKFYAQCAIDAGVAFVNALPVFIASDPEWAKKFEDAGVPIVGDDIKSQVGATITHRVMARLFEDRGVTLDRTYQLNVGGNMDFKNMLERERLESKKVSKTQAVTSNLTGELKGKISDRNVHIGPSDHVEWLDDRKWAYVRLEGRAFGDVPLNLEYKLEVWDSPNSAGIIIDALRAAKIAKDRGIGGPIISASSYLMKSPPVQLPDDEGRRRVEAFIAGDE
- a CDS encoding PadR family transcriptional regulator; translation: MARRGETIELAVLGLLHEGPMHGYELRKRLNLMLGWGRVLSYGSLYPTLKKMLRAGLIDESAPTRTPVSRRPRITYEVTEAGTHEFERLMSEVGPTAWEDDNFDIRFAFFSSTDMEIRLRVLEGRRTRLQERLERVQGQLSMTQKEVDRYAAELQRHGVESVEREVRWLSDLINAERDGNHPGRDAARPQSAQAQQSPQSPRDAHTDENDDQHVPPDTSAEVPATTARRPGPAAGES
- a CDS encoding transglycosylase domain-containing protein is translated as MTAKRRAAGPAVKKTPKKKTPRTWKQRSLSVLKWGSIAGVVGVLLAAGGFFYLYQSTDIPDPNAEFETETTFVYYADGKTEAGRFATQDRTSISYDEMPDSIKDAVVAAENQSFWSDSGLDPKGIARAFFNNAAGDDTQGASTITQQYVKVLYLTQERSYERKVKEAILALKLHRQQSKTEILQGYLNTIYFGRGAYGVQAAAQAYFDKDAADMNLRQSAVLASVLNNPSRFDPAGGKDSKQALKGRYAYVLSQMEKLETITPEAAEKAVKRLPKFPKIQAQSTYGGQKGHVLEMVRDELNRLGFSDDEIDGGGLRVTTTFTEDAMTAAEEGVLEARPEGFGDKQLHVGVASVEPGSGAVRGFYGGQDYVQSQYNWAVTGGQAGSTLKAFALAAAIKEGFSLRDTFDGNSPYELPDGTEIENQGDASYGSAIDMVYATQKSANSAFIDMTLAMDKGPQKILDMANAMGIPPGEAGKNAAGIPPTSPGLEPITGIALGNATVSPINMANAYATIANEGVYSEPYVVEEVVGADGEVEYTHEESTQRAVGADIAADVSYALQQNVTGGSGTAALALGRPAAGKTGTATNGKGEVSSAWFAGYTPQMSTAVMYVRGKGNEQLQGWLPEYFGGAYPADTWLAVMSDLMEGLEVEEFPEPVFVDGEAPPGYEPTTAPPTPSSPQPTQQSPTKQPSPTQEPSPTEEPTTEAPTPTPSPTDDCEGILCGPSGSPSPSGSSSPTSQPSSTSSPAAGGGSPSPGQGAGRDDAAYAERRRVQ
- a CDS encoding glycosyltransferase family 87 protein encodes the protein MTDGAPTREDPLAATLSEGLGGPLGERAGRHPWWTPVRVLLALAAVVVALGMLQKAPCYSETWSDSDARFSQMCYSDLPYLYTGRALVERAWPYSGDESLRERYPEVMEYPVGISYWAWGTALVAQGLTEGLTGLPDLDARRAADPGSLFGDVEVQREIRAFVIVNALGFAVLTLLAVWLLARTHPRRPWDALWFAVSPALLLTGLVNWDLLAVVLVAGATWAWATGRPLLTGVLVGLGTATKLYPLFLLGALLVICLRERRWRALGLAWLGAGVAWVLANLPAVLTGLEQWRVFWSFNSERGADLGSLWLVAAQAADLDITPSTINTTSLVFFAAWCAGVFVLGMLAPETPRLAQLGFLLVAGFLLVNKVYSPQYVLWLLPLAVLARPRLRDQLVWQAGEVLYFASVWWYLGGLLDAGGGGDAGFYWVAIVLRVAAELYLVALVTRDVWRPRHDPVRRRTDRLHESPASR